The Nicotiana tabacum cultivar K326 chromosome 5, ASM71507v2, whole genome shotgun sequence sequence TTTAGTAATTGTACTAACTGTTGGCTTTCCCATAATTCATACAAACTCTATTATACTCAGAACACACTGGTTAAGACAAAAGAAAGATTCCCTAGGAGATAGCTTTAATCAGAATTGGGAAAACTAAAATtttgagagagaaaaagagagaacgCACAAGAATAACATAGGAAACTTACCGTCAAAAGACTGAATGGCATCTTCACTATTCCTTGTTACATCTTCTTCAGCAGCATCCTTTGAAGAGTCAAATTCAGTTATGTGTTGGTCATTACTGTCACATATATTCCTGTCACCagcaaaaaatattaaaagattgTCCTAAGGAAATTCGATGACGTCCTCAAGTTTCTCTACAATGAAACCGCAAAAGCTCATATTGGGCAATAAGCTGAAAGTTTCGTAAATGCATATTTGATGTTCAGTATAGTCCTGTCTCACTTAATGTGATACATTTTCCTTTTTGGAGTTACAGAAATGTTTTAACATATTTATGTTACAAATTTATTAATCACCTCTCTCAAATTTAAAGAAATCAAATTCACAAGTCTACAAGAAGACAACTATCAAGAAATAATTTAAAgtaccaaaataacatcgaagtaACCCCATAATTTCCAGATACAAGTTTATTTGAATTCTGATTTCTGAGCATCTGCCATCATTTAAAACCAACTTAAACACAGGATCACTGACAAACTCATTGAACATCTTTTACCGCAGGGAAATGATACTGAGCAAGATGGACAACCAAGCACATAGAGGAACTGAGGAAGAAAATACATCCCATCTCCTCATGAGAATCTTTTGCTAGATGTGTTATCGGACACAGAAATGGAACTTCAACTTCTAGAATACTTGAAAATTTTAAGAACTTATCACTCCAATGTTTGTAGAAATATAAGATATGTGAAAATCCAGGAGAGTTGAGCAAAGATGCTTATAGATATTTATTTGTAAAAATGGGAAGAAAACAAAACCAACAAACAAAAACAGTCTCATCCTAAATAGAATATcctcactttcaaaatcaaactgGACGTCTGATGCTTGGCGACGTCGAAATAATACTACTACTATGATTTTCATCATCTTCTTAAGAATATCAAAACTAAATAAAATGTTGAAGTAGCTTTAACCAAGTCTCTTCAGAACAGACGGACAGTAGCTCTTATCCATTAAAAAAAAAGGCAATACATTCGACTTCCACCAACTTTATAACTACCAGACTACCAGTACATAAATGAAATCAGTCATTAAGCGTGTTCGAAACTAACCTGACAACTGAATGCACTGTCAAGACATGTTGACTGCCCATGTCATTAACTGATCCATTCGTACTTTGCCACCGCTTATGAGCTGTTTCAGCAGTGCTTACACTGGATATGAAAAATAAAAGCATtgtaacacaaatacagaaacaAAGAGAAGCTAAATaatagaaagaaggaaaaaaaaaggagacaAAGAAAGGGATCCAAACAAAAACAACAGACTGAAATTTTAGAAAGGGAAAATTTCATAGAGATCAAATATTTATTGAAACAATACAAAAAGCTGAAACTCGAAATAATAGCAAGATCAGATTCTTACCACTTCTGCATAAGCAATTCCATCCGACAGTGTTTAGCAGCTGAGAAATCAGCATTTTCTTTGGTGTCACAGCCTGCTTGCATAGAATAATCCTGCCATTTTCTTTTTGCAACTGTTGTAATGCCCTCCATAGAGGATACATGTCCATCCAAGAATGCCTTATTTCCGGAAACAGTTTCTCTAAGATCAACAAGCCTTGTACCCACCTGTCAACTACACTATGAGGAACCCAAAGAAAGAGATACCATACAATGATCACAAGATTAAAGAGACGAACCAGCTCTTTTTGGCGATGCAGGTGATTGGAGACCAAGGTAGTCATATCAGCAATAAGCTTCTCCGCTTCTGCTCTTGATTGTTCCTGAAACAAACTAAAACATCAGCCGCAGTAtagacaatttttatttattCGGGTATAATTCAAAAGTATACCTCATACGCCGTCTCAAATTCGGCAATACACTTCGTCTGGATCTCATCAACTGTTGATGCGTGTCTTTCAAGTCTTTTTGATTCTTCCATAAGCTTATCAAAAAATCCTTGAATGGTCTCAGAGATATTCGTCAAATGCTCTGTACTATCATGAAATCTCTACACAATGAGAAATCTAAGAATTAAAACATGAAAGAAACCTAAAAGAACAAATAAAAGGCAGAACTTCTCCCAGAGGTCAAGAAATACTAAGTTCTATGTGCAATATAGTGTTGGCAATCAATCAGACTCTACAGGTAAAGTAAAACTTGAAACCTGACGAAGTTCGCCAGCAAAATGTGCCATTTCTCCTTGGTGAGTTGACAGAGTGTTTTGGAGTTCATCAAATAGGGAATTTGCTTCCACACCTTCTGCATCTAAAAACTGCTCACGCAAGGGAAAAGGTAAGTGTTCAATCCCACAACTGCATTGATCAGAACAATACAACCAAAACTGAAACACATGCAGAGGAGGAACAAAACcatcatttcatacttcttttatGGAAATTGAATTAGAAGAAGCCAAAGCAGAAATCTCCTCCAGGGCAGCAGTAGAACTAGCTTTATGCAGTCTCACCACATTTTGCATGTCCTCTAAATGAGATACATACAAGGCACTTGAAGCTCTAATTTTCCTCTTCAAATCTACCACAGCCTACAAGAAAACCTTTTGCATTAATAGTTTATGAAATTTGGATCTTCAACTAATCTAAAATTAGGAGAGAAACAATGTGAAGCCCAGTATCAGTAGTAGAATAAAGCAAACAAATAGAGATCTTATAATTAAGGAAATagaaaaaggaaagtttgccactggaatatggttgtcaccttatcatgtgaTTCAAGAAAGTTGTGACACAATTTCTCAACACACTGGAGGTGTTCATTTTGTCGACACACTGATGTTGCCACTGAGTTAGAAAGAAAACCAAGTTGCTTCGCGAGGTCAGTTTGGAAGTTGTTCACCACTGACCTATTATCAGCACTCAACTTGTCTTCTCTGGCTGCAGAAAAACCATATTAGAAGGAAATAGTAACAGATTCCAACATATCATTTCTACAATTCTGCAGATTGTGATAGATGCCTTACCAAGTTTCAGAAATAATGAAGCGTTGTCTTGAAGTGATTTCTCCAACTGAGCTCGTAAACTACATGCTTGTTGAGCGAGGGCATTTTCtgtaaatatcaataagaaattaAGACCTAATTCCAGGCTACATTCAAAACCAAAGGTCAGATCACTATACCAGCTTTTTTCTGTTCACAGATAATAAAATCCTGCTCCTTGAGAGTATACCGACATTGTCTTAGTTCTTCCTCAGCATTCGCCAACATTGAGGTAGTTTGGCTCAAGTGTTTCTGCAAGAACCTTCAATAATAAGAGCTTTTGAACAGGTTTCAAAACATGATAATAGAATAAAAGGCTAGAAACTCACCTGTGTGGCATCAAGTTTACATGTCAAATCTGAGCACTGATGAACCTGGTGATCATATCTACTTCGCAACTCCTCAATTCGCTGATTGTCACAAACCAAAATCCAAATCATTCATTCTACAACGAACAGATAGACACTTCTCAACTACAAGAGTTTCAGCAAGCAGACCTTCAGTTGGTTTTCTAAGGCCATTCCCATTTGTTCAATTTGATCTGCCATAGCCTAAACATGGAAAAGATAAGTATTGCTCTCAAAGGAACAGTGAGACAAAAATTCAATACCAGGAAAATCATACAATAAACTGAATGAAGCTATAATTTCACTACTCAAGGAAAATTTCAAAACGGTAAAACACAGTGAATGTAGGCATATGACACACTGCACCTTGTGAAGTATCCTCAGAAAGATATGATAGGCAAAAGAGGCACACTAAACAGCTGATGATATAGTATCACTCATAGACAGCAAGGAAAATAAAATATGGGCAAAAACTAAGATGCACTACCTTTATCATTCATAGAAGAAAACAAGACAAAGTGTGGGAAAAACAAAGATGCACTACCTTTCTCTCATTCTCCTCCTGATAATATCGCTCTTTTGGCATGTACACACCATTCTTTTCACGAGCAGCATACACCTCTGGaaaatgagaagaacaaaaaaatgAACAATTTGTTACTCCAGTTTCtacaaaaaaaatgataaatgcttTGAATATATCTCACAACACAAGTGGCTCGAATATAAAAGCACTCACCTGCTTTTAGCCTTTCAATTTCGCCATACAGATCCTTGATGAGGGtggatttcatcattttttgatTCACCTACAGATTTAACCCAAAGAAAAGATATGGAGACAAAGGACAATCAAAAAATTTGAGTTCTCATAGTTCAAATTAATTAACATTATGAGGTTATCTGGAAATTAGATTTGGATAAGGTGAGGTTGAAAGAGATAAAGCAGTCATCCCATAAAGATTAAGTGAATAAATGCTGAAACTTTGATTACTCAAGCGAATTGATCAATTTACTTTGATTAACAAACTTTTTTACATATTAGCTCTGAAGTCTTTACGCAAAAGTCAAAACCTGACAAACCATATCCACTATGTAGTTATATGCCAGTGAACATGAAACATCTCAATGTATGGCCATCTAGTTTGTACTGTTTTCATCCAAACAGAAAATATGTCTATATTCTTTAGAGGAAGATGGCATATTCAATAAGCAAATTAATACTTTGGGGAAACAGCTCCATTCCAAAAAAGGAATTTCAGCCCAAAACCACTAGGTGGGCATGCTCAACACTTTCCTAAAGCTGTTATACTAAACCATAAAATGAGGAGTGTTCAACTGGAGATGACAAAAGCAACATTAATTGATAAAAACGACACATAAACCATCTGGCAAATGGAATGCAGCGAGAACATGACTCACTATGCAATGATTTACATTTGGAAGATACTCATGGaaatttaacatattaaataaatCATTCATGCAAACAAAAGATGGACATAGAAATTGCATGTGAATTCCAACAGTACAAACGATCAAAGAATTATTGACTTGTTTTTGAGCTAATTAAGAGTGGAAGAATCATGAGATGATTCCAATAAGAAACTGTTTGCTTATTCAAGCATATTACCTCAGGCTTATTCTTAATATTCTTAGCCCGGTGGGCATAATCCAGCGTACTCAGGGTCTCCTCCAGACAGTGAACAGCAGGTGACACTGTGGCAATAATACAGGTTTTTGTTCTTCCTCCCAATGAATCACGGAGCAAACGTGTGAGTTTGCTATCCCTAAATTTCATAGAAAGCATCATAGAGAAGTGGCTTAACAATAGACAGATCTAAAAGTAAATGAGAAAACGACTGGAATAGTAACTACCTGTAAGGAACATGTCCAAGATGCTCAACAAGAGCACTGATTACTCTTCCTAGTGTAAGCAGACTTTTGTTTATTTCTCCAGCTTCCCTTGCACGACCCTGACAATGGTATAATAGAGACAGAGAGTTAGTACATAGAATTACGAAGTTTCAAGTACAGCTGGATGGCAAAACAAAAGGAGGAAAAATAATTTAGACAACAGTGCCTGAACTATAAAGAGATAAGGAACAAATAAAACGTATGTGTTTGATCAAACAAGATCAAGAAACAACCTTCTCAAAGAGTCTGTAGAAGATAAGTAAATATATTACCTCCCTAGCCCCAGAACGTGAAATGTTTTCTGAACCAGCCAAATCGACTAAATTTAGCTTGCCACATTTTATGAGTTCTTCGCCTTCAGGGGTTGCTTCCTTAATGTGTATTGTTATGGAGAAAAGAGAATGTGAACGACTGAAAAGAAAAAATTGTTTCTAGCAGATTGAAtgcaacataataataataataacaacgaATTCTAGAACAAGAAAAAGTCATACCTTGATTGCTTATTCAGCAAGGTTTCTGCAGTCCGGCGTTTTGCTGATCCCCTCTCAAGTAAAGTAAATATCTCGCTAGCACTTGTAACAATTTCCTCTTCAAGCCCTCTCACTAGAACTCCACCTTTACCATCTTCCATAAGTGGCAATTGTTTCTTTTGCCTATCTTCTACAGAAACTTTTGATAAATCTTCAGGGGCTAACAAGTCAGTGATCTCTTCATTGTACAACTCTAAGAAAGTGACTTTCACACTATATTCTGCATTTTGACTCTCCAGCATATCAAATATTTGCTTCACTGCTCTAGGTATAACTCCTGCTCCTGGGGGAAGCTCACCATTATGTCCACTCTGTTACATCAGACAATCACAAGTTAGAAACAAAAACCATTACATAAGCTTTTATAGAATCGAAGCAAAAGACTCGTGGCTGGTACCTTGGACCTCTTACATTCACCTTCCATGGTGTAAGTTTTCCCCGTACCAGTTTGACCATAAGCAAAAATAGTACAGTTAAATCCCTCTAAAACTTCATTGACAATGGGGATAATTGCCTGATCATAAAGATCCCTTTGCTGAGCAGATGGGCCAAAAACCTGAATAGAACAGAACATAATAGAAGCATGAAACACcatgacttaaaactgaaaccaaattatagccaaaaattgACAACGAACATCTCATGACCCTAATGTTTACAGCAGTTTGGATCAGAACAGATAATGCTTTCTGGTAAAGCGTATTTTAGGAGGGCATCTCCATATTTTAGCACTATGAACAATATCCAACTTTCTAATAATAACAGAAACTGTCATCACAAGGAAGGGGGGTAGGGGAATTCTCTACACAAAACATAAAACAACTGGGATGACATCATCTTTCTAGCGTGACCAAGACTAAAAAAATACTACATATTTCAGACAAGCAGTCAAGCCAGAACTCAACTCTAATTTTAGGATACTACCAAAAAAATGAGATATCAGTAACAAACAATTCCTTTATTTAACATAAGAGGGGACACACAATATATGGAAACAAGAAATTCGAGTTTAGTTGATATCTCAGTTAGTTATCCATATTTTTAGATACTTGAATTATTATAGATGCTCGAAAAAGATGCAATAAATTTGAGCCCAATATATGAATTAGGtttaaaagcaaaaatatttCGTAATCAACAGTGGAAGCTAACCATTTTTGGTGTGAGTAATTACCTTATCGAACATAAAAACCCTATCTATGTGCTTCCCAGCAATGTTCTGTGAAACAGCTACTTCTCTTTGGTACTCATTACAAGTCACCACTTGAGGAGCATTGTTCCGTACTTCATCTTCGCTAAATGGCCTGTAgtcatatttaaaaaaaaaaaaatcaaatgcaaTTAACAAAAGGAATGCAGAACTCTAACAAGTAAGGAATTGAGTATTAAATGATTAATATTAATTGTAATTGGcaaatttttcaaaaccaaaacaagtACCTGCAACGAAGCAGAACTTGAACGTTTACGCTTTTCTCCTTCTCGTGGCGATTCGACATTTTTAAGCACTAAACGGAGGGAAAATAGATTTATTTGTTAAAGGAAGTGTGTGTTATTTGTGCTactgtgtgtgtgagagagagagagaatagcCGTATGTGTTAGGGAGATCTGAAGACTCAAATTAGGAGCGGGATGAAGAGGAGAATTTGAATTTTGGTCAGACGCTCTCAGATGGACGGTTGATGAAGTTATCCACCGGGTCATGTTGGAGCGGATTTGGgaggaaattcaaaaatagccacatttacaattggtcgttcaaaaatagctcagtttcaaaagtaatcgaaatctagccacttttcatgtaaagataaatctgagcgaaaatactattcaaaacccggaaaatacgccagtattgtgacgacccggccggtcgttttaagaattaacacctcgatcctctattaactgcttccccaagtttaattctgctaATTCGATTCGCcgagatgttcggttttgagtttcggagagttttgggacacttagtccctaaatgagagcttaagtgttggaaagttgatcgcagtcggaacagtgtgaagacggcctcgtaatggaaatctgatggttccgttagctctgttaggtgattttggtgttaggagcgtgttcggattgtgttttggaggtccgtagctaatttaggcttgaaatgccaaagtttaatttttgaagtttacggttcgatagtgagattttgatccgagggtcggaatggaattccgaaagttgtagtagttctgtcatgtcatttgggatgtgtgtgtaaaattcaggtcattcggacgtggtttggttaggttttttatcgaaagtgtattttgaggaaaaattggagttcttaggcttaaatccttgattaattcgagtttccgatgttgttttaggtgttttaaggattggtacaagtttgaataaggtattaggtgatattggtgcttttggttgaggtcccggaggcctcggggtgatttcgaatgGTTGATGGAAGAATTTTAAAGTTAAAGAGTTGtagatttttgctgcttctggtattttcgcatctgcggtttaaGGACCGCAGATACGGCTTTGGAGACCGCATAAGCGGAATTTGGGTGTCCCTTCaatgtccgcaaatgcggaagttcCACCGCAAATGTGGTTTCACATCTGCGAAAGTAGTATCGCAGATGTGGCTCCTGTGCCATTTAATGAAAGTCGCAGATCCGACCAATGTtccgtagaagcgggaccgcagatgcggaaatcactgggCTGAAATATGAAATtcaagggtttagtttcaaaagttagaaaaatcaAATTGGAGCTTAGGAAAGGGCGGTTTTGAGAGGGATTTGAAGAGAAgatcattgggtaacgattctttacccctttctagttatattccatcaatctatagttaatttcatcatctaaattCGTATTGGGGATTAAAAATTGGAAGAAACTTCTTAGGTcgaattattgagttttgaatgggttgttgacatccgatttgagagatttttatatggttagactcgtgagagtacgaggtttctgaaaatgttaatttcacccgatttcgagatgttggcctgaggggcattttggtcattttacctaattttgtgtCTTAACTTTGAATTAAATCGTAGAACCAGTTGGTTGAGatgttatttatgatatgtaattgaattgaatagatttggatcatttggagtcggatactcgtggcaaacgtgtggtttcgagttgattttgaagccggttcgaggtaagtggcttgtctaaccttgtggggggactttccccttaggatttggtatatttggtaattgaaatgcctttgTACGTGAGGTGGTGAGTGCGTACTCGAGCTAATTGTTAAAAATTCtgttttactttaagtatttcaattgagttcctttttttcctgctttattctacttgcgaatttagcccGTTAAAGTTTAGAAAAGTatgtttagttgatttaattgcttatctgcttaaactgccttaattgcattacgtgaagcatgttatgCTAGAATTAACTGTTAATTGGTACGAAATTTTGCATTTAATTgtgtattcttgtgttgcttctatgtgtttttaatttgggactacgggacggcatcccgggagatcccctgtacgtatttatgatctgaaccaaggtgcgggataccaagagatctctggcacatatattgaggataccaagagatccctatcatatattgaggataccaagagatcctcgggataccaagagattcctagcatacattgaggatactgagagatcctcgggataccaagagatccctagcattattgaggataccaagagatcctcgggataccaagagatacctagcatatattgaggataccaagagtgtcacgacccaaaccgaagggccgtgACGAGCACCCGGTGCCTAAcgcaaccgagtaccaacataacatatctttcttattatactatcttgagtaaatgagccagaaacccatcatgagataacaagaataaaacgtaagggaatactcaacatattacgacccaacatgatatacaaacttatacatgtgacatacgggcctataaggcagacatgaccatttgtaaac is a genomic window containing:
- the LOC107819171 gene encoding kinesin-like protein KIN-5C isoform X2, with amino-acid sequence MCWCTPLAPELPIWPFSEDEVRNNAPQVVTCNEYQREVAVSQNIAGKHIDRVFMFDKVFGPSAQQRDLYDQAIIPIVNEVLEGFNCTIFAYGQTGTGKTYTMEGECKRSKSGHNGELPPGAGVIPRAVKQIFDMLESQNAEYSVKVTFLELYNEEITDLLAPEDLSKVSVEDRQKKQLPLMEDGKGGVLVRGLEEEIVTSASEIFTLLERGSAKRRTAETLLNKQSSRSHSLFSITIHIKEATPEGEELIKCGKLNLVDLAGSENISRSGAREGRAREAGEINKSLLTLGRVISALVEHLGHVPYRDSKLTRLLRDSLGGRTKTCIIATVSPAVHCLEETLSTLDYAHRAKNIKNKPEVNQKMMKSTLIKDLYGEIERLKAEVYAAREKNGVYMPKERYYQEENERKAMADQIEQMGMALENQLKRIEELRSRYDHQVHQCSDLTCKLDATQKHLSQTTSMLANAEEELRQCRYTLKEQDFIICEQKKAENALAQQACSLRAQLEKSLQDNASLFLKLAREDKLSADNRSVVNNFQTDLAKQLGFLSNSVATSVCRQNEHLQCVEKLCHNFLESHDKAVVDLKRKIRASSALYVSHLEDMQNVVRLHKASSTAALEEISALASSNSISIKEFLDAEGVEANSLFDELQNTLSTHQGEMAHFAGELRQRFHDSTEHLTNISETIQGFFDKLMEESKRLERHASTVDEIQTKCIAEFETAYEEQSRAEAEKLIADMTTLVSNHLHRQKELVGTRLVDLRETVSGNKAFLDGHVSSMEGITTVAKRKWQDYSMQAGCDTKENADFSAAKHCRMELLMQKCVSTAETAHKRWQSTNGSVNDMGSQHVLTVHSVVRNICDSNDQHITEFDSSKDAAEEDVTRNSEDAIQSFDDLSEKERASISGILDTANTHSETLGVLEHDHATQCTSIEQKALETFQQKYMDYEPTGSTPIRSEPDVPSKGTIESLRMPMEALVEEFRENNSSESFQVKEVKPSLIPRSPLLQINQ
- the LOC107819171 gene encoding kinesin-like protein KIN-5C isoform X3; translated protein: MFDKVFGPSAQQRDLYDQAIIPIVNEVLEGFNCTIFAYGQTGTGKTYTMEGECKRSKSGHNGELPPGAGVIPRAVKQIFDMLESQNAEYSVKVTFLELYNEEITDLLAPEDLSKVSVEDRQKKQLPLMEDGKGGVLVRGLEEEIVTSASEIFTLLERGSAKRRTAETLLNKQSSRSHSLFSITIHIKEATPEGEELIKCGKLNLVDLAGSENISRSGAREGRAREAGEINKSLLTLGRVISALVEHLGHVPYRDSKLTRLLRDSLGGRTKTCIIATVSPAVHCLEETLSTLDYAHRAKNIKNKPEVNQKMMKSTLIKDLYGEIERLKAEVYAAREKNGVYMPKERYYQEENERKAMADQIEQMGMALENQLKRIEELRSRYDHQVHQCSDLTCKLDATQKHLSQTTSMLANAEEELRQCRYTLKEQDFIICEQKKAENALAQQACSLRAQLEKSLQDNASLFLKLAREDKLSADNRSVVNNFQTDLAKQLGFLSNSVATSVCRQNEHLQCVEKLCHNFLESHDKAVVDLKRKIRASSALYVSHLEDMQNVVRLHKASSTAALEEISALASSNSISIKEFLDAEGVEANSLFDELQNTLSTHQGEMAHFAGELRQRFHDSTEHLTNISETIQGFFDKLMEESKRLERHASTVDEIQTKCIAEFETAYEEQSRAEAEKLIADMTTLVSNHLHRQKELVGTRLVDLRETVSGNKAFLDGHVSSMEGITTVAKRKWQDYSMQAGCDTKENADFSAAKHCRMELLMQKCVSTAETAHKRWQSTNGSVNDMGSQHVLTVHSVVRNICDSNDQHITEFDSSKDAAEEDVTRNSEDAIQSFDDLSEKERASISGILDTANTHSETLGVLEHDHATQCTSIEQKALETFQQKYMDYEPTGSTPIRSEPDVPSKGTIESLRMPMEALVEEFRENNSSESFQVKEVKPSLIPRSPLLQINQ
- the LOC107819171 gene encoding kinesin-like protein KIN-5C isoform X1; the protein is MSNRHEKEKSVNVQVLLRCRPFSEDEVRNNAPQVVTCNEYQREVAVSQNIAGKHIDRVFMFDKVFGPSAQQRDLYDQAIIPIVNEVLEGFNCTIFAYGQTGTGKTYTMEGECKRSKSGHNGELPPGAGVIPRAVKQIFDMLESQNAEYSVKVTFLELYNEEITDLLAPEDLSKVSVEDRQKKQLPLMEDGKGGVLVRGLEEEIVTSASEIFTLLERGSAKRRTAETLLNKQSSRSHSLFSITIHIKEATPEGEELIKCGKLNLVDLAGSENISRSGAREGRAREAGEINKSLLTLGRVISALVEHLGHVPYRDSKLTRLLRDSLGGRTKTCIIATVSPAVHCLEETLSTLDYAHRAKNIKNKPEVNQKMMKSTLIKDLYGEIERLKAEVYAAREKNGVYMPKERYYQEENERKAMADQIEQMGMALENQLKRIEELRSRYDHQVHQCSDLTCKLDATQKHLSQTTSMLANAEEELRQCRYTLKEQDFIICEQKKAENALAQQACSLRAQLEKSLQDNASLFLKLAREDKLSADNRSVVNNFQTDLAKQLGFLSNSVATSVCRQNEHLQCVEKLCHNFLESHDKAVVDLKRKIRASSALYVSHLEDMQNVVRLHKASSTAALEEISALASSNSISIKEFLDAEGVEANSLFDELQNTLSTHQGEMAHFAGELRQRFHDSTEHLTNISETIQGFFDKLMEESKRLERHASTVDEIQTKCIAEFETAYEEQSRAEAEKLIADMTTLVSNHLHRQKELVGTRLVDLRETVSGNKAFLDGHVSSMEGITTVAKRKWQDYSMQAGCDTKENADFSAAKHCRMELLMQKCVSTAETAHKRWQSTNGSVNDMGSQHVLTVHSVVRNICDSNDQHITEFDSSKDAAEEDVTRNSEDAIQSFDDLSEKERASISGILDTANTHSETLGVLEHDHATQCTSIEQKALETFQQKYMDYEPTGSTPIRSEPDVPSKGTIESLRMPMEALVEEFRENNSSESFQVKEVKPSLIPRSPLLQINQ